The following nucleotide sequence is from Fibrobacter sp. UWB2.
CACCATTTGCGTCGAAGACGTCGTAGCTGCCGATTCTCGGAGCCTGGTACTGAACACTTGTCTTAATACCGACACCCGGACCCGGTTCATCGCCACCACCCGGATTGTCATTACCACCCGGATTATCGGCAACTTCGCCCTTCACAAAGTTGATGTAGTCGATGTCGAAGTACTGCTGGGTCACATCGAGGCGGAGCACGTGCTTACCGGCCGGGAGCGTCACCTTCTTCTTCACGTCGGAGAAGTCGTCGTAGCTTGTGCCAGTGACTTCGAATTCAGCGAGAGACTTGCCATCGAGAGAGAGCGTGAATGCGCCCGTGCCTTCGGTAGCAACAGAAGCGATTGCGGTGTAGTCGCCAGCTTCGGCAATGTTGATGGTGTATTCGTACCAGTCGCCCGTAGTGTTGTAGCCGAGAGCAACGCCAGTAGCCTTCTTGTAAAGGTCTGCACCGGTATCCTTGCGGTAGTCAGAGTCGCCATGGTTTTCGGAATCGTCGCCATAGGATTCGTTGCTCGTACCGTCTTCGTTCTTGCCCTGGCCCGGCTTATCGAAATCTTCGACTTCAATCTTGCCCGGAACAGCGAGAGCTTCGCCCTTGAACGGTTCCTGCGGAACAGGGTCAACCGGAGTGAGAACACCAGTATTGAGGCCAGTCGTGTTCACGCCCTTGTTGCTCTTGAGGTACTCCCTCATCCACTTCAAAGCGGCGCGGTCCTGGCCATTCTTGACAATGCCGGAGCAGCCACTCGCAGTGCCGTTACAGTCGAGCCAAGTGCGACCATAAATGTAGCCCCAGATGGTAATGCCGGCAATGTGTTCGTTTTCCATGAAGTGAGAAATCTGTTCGGAGTAGCACTGCTTCTGGATATTGTCGTCGGTAGTTGCAATGTCGTATTCGCTGATGAACATCGGGGTCTGGGTCTTGTCCCAAATTTCCTTGAGAACACTCTTAAGGGTGTTGATGTTCAAGCAGACGCCGCCGCCACCGGTACCGCCCTGGCCACCGCCCTGGCTCATCATGTCGTGAGCCTGCAAGCCGTATGCGTCAACCGGAGCACCGTTTTTCTTGATGGTCTGGATAAGCTGAATGCCCTGATCCTTGTTCCACTGAACCGTGTTATAGTCGTTATAAATGAGGATAGCCTTCGGCCAACGTTCGCGCGCCATCTTGAAGGCGGTCGTTACGAACTGGTAATTGCCACCATTATCGCCACCGAGTGCCGGAATGATGTTGTTGTTCTTGCCATAAGGAGAATGATAGCTGTTGTTGCCCGTGCGGATAGCTTCGTTCACCACGTCGATCATTTCGAGATCGGGGTAATGTTCCTTGACCGCATCGAACCAGGCGGTAATCGCCTTCTTCGTTTCGTCTGTGCTAAGGCCATTGAGCCAGTTCGGATACTGGGAGCCCCACACCAAAGCGTGGAACTTGAAGTGACCCCCGTTCTGCTTTGCCCAGTTATAGGCAGCATCGCAGGCACCCCAGTTGTAACGGCCACGAGTACCTTCGACGGAACCCCACTTACAGCCGTTTTCGGCCGTAGCCTGGTTCCAGAGCGCAGT
It contains:
- a CDS encoding endo-1,4-beta-xylanase, which translates into the protein MKSKYLKGLLAAALLGGAVSSYAGPGLADGAAKFIGNITQSNSVGSDFTALWNQATAENGCKWGSVEGTRGRYNWGACDAAYNWAKQNGGHFKFHALVWGSQYPNWLNGLSTDETKKAITAWFDAVKEHYPDLEMIDVVNEAIRTGNNSYHSPYGKNNNIIPALGGDNGGNYQFVTTAFKMARERWPKAILIYNDYNTVQWNKDQGIQLIQTIKKNGAPVDAYGLQAHDMMSQGGGQGGTGGGGVCLNINTLKSVLKEIWDKTQTPMFISEYDIATTDDNIQKQCYSEQISHFMENEHIAGITIWGYIYGRTWLDCNGTASGCSGIVKNGQDRAALKWMREYLKSNKGVNTTGLNTGVLTPVDPVPQEPFKGEALAVPGKIEVEDFDKPGQGKNEDGTSNESYGDDSENHGDSDYRKDTGADLYKKATGVALGYNTTGDWYEYTINIAEAGDYTAIASVATEGTGAFTLSLDGKSLAEFEVTGTSYDDFSDVKKKVTLPAGKHVLRLDVTQQYFDIDYINFVKGEVADNPGGNDNPGGGDEPGPGVGIKTSVQYQAPRIGSYDVFDANGVRLGRMNAYSMSEAAQILRSSNDVKNNGIYMLRSVQSGAVKSVRISR